Within Massilia litorea, the genomic segment CTGGGCGCTGCGCGGGGTGCCCGGCACCGACCGCATCATCGAATGCGAGTCGCGCATCAACGAGCTGGTCAAGGAAGCACCGATCACCGTGATGTGCCAGTACGACCTGCGCAAATTCGACGGCGCCATGATGTTCGACGTCATGAATGTGCATCCGGTCATGATCGTCGGCGGCCATATCCTGCGCAATCCCTTCTACAGCCAGATCTGAGCCGATGGATACGAGCCGATGAAAGCGCAGCTGAAGGCAGGCGCCAACGGACCCAGCGCCGAGGGGCTGGGGCGCCTGCTGGTCATCCAGCAGGCTGTCGAGGCCATTCCCGACGAGCTGCGCATGGCCGACTTCGTACGCCGCGCCCTCGCGGGCCTGCCCGGTATCGCCGATGTCTTCCTGCATATCGAGGGCGTCACCTTCCCGGAGCCCGAGCTGGCGGCGCTGATCCAGCGCTGCCGCACCGAGATACCGGAAGACCCCACCCAGAACACGCAGCGCCAGCTCGAAGCCGGCATTCAGTGTTTCCCGATGGATTCGCCGGGCCAGCACCTGGGCTGCCTGGTCATCTATGTCGCGGACGAGCCCGCGCTGCGTCCCTATCTCCCGTTTCTGAGCAATATCTCGAGCGCCATCCACCGCATCATCGTGGGGCGCCGCGACCAGGCCCGCCTGGCCCAGCTGAACGAGGAATTGCGGGCCGCGCGCGACCACCTCGAAATGCGCGTGGCCGAGCGCACCCGTGAACTCGAATACCGCGCCACCCACGACCCGGTCACCGGGCTGGCCAACCGCGCGCTGCTGATCGACCGCCTGCGCAACGCCATCTCGAACGCCGCGCGCGACGGCAACATGGTGGCGGTCGTCTACCTCGACCTCGACAGCTTTTCCTTCATGAATACCGGATTCGGAAACGACTGCGGCGACGCCTTCCTGTGCGAGACGGCGCGCCGCCTGTGCCGCCTGGTGCGCGAGAGCGATACTGTGGCGCGCATCGGCTCTGACGAATTCGTGATCCTGCTCGCCGGACTAGAGAACGTCGAACGCAGCAGCGTGCGCCTGTCCGCCATGCTGGCCGCGGTGCGCGAACCGATGCCGCTGGCCGGCAAGGACGTGGTGGTCACGGCCAGCATCGGCGCCTGCGTCTACCCGCTCGACGGCGCCGATGCCGAACTCCTGCTGCGGCGCGCCAACACGGCGATGCACCGGGCCAAGGCCTCCGGCAAGGACAATATCCAGTTCTACGCCAGTACCCGCGACGCCGCGGTGGCCGAA encodes:
- a CDS encoding putative bifunctional diguanylate cyclase/phosphodiesterase, which codes for MKAQLKAGANGPSAEGLGRLLVIQQAVEAIPDELRMADFVRRALAGLPGIADVFLHIEGVTFPEPELAALIQRCRTEIPEDPTQNTQRQLEAGIQCFPMDSPGQHLGCLVIYVADEPALRPYLPFLSNISSAIHRIIVGRRDQARLAQLNEELRAARDHLEMRVAERTRELEYRATHDPVTGLANRALLIDRLRNAISNAARDGNMVAVVYLDLDSFSFMNTGFGNDCGDAFLCETARRLCRLVRESDTVARIGSDEFVILLAGLENVERSSVRLSAMLAAVREPMPLAGKDVVVTASIGACVYPLDGADAELLLRRANTAMHRAKASGKDNIQFYASTRDAAVAERMELETELRRAIPAGELVVYYQPKLDVETNTFIGAEALVRWQHPKRGLLQPGQFVPIAEDSSLIVALGEYVLRQACLQARLWQEAGLGGRTVAVNVAARQLRDGRLVEAVKEVLRDTGLAPACLELEITESSIMHDLDHATALLHELKGLGVSISIDDFGTGYSSLSALRNFPADKLKIDRSFVHEIETVPSAAAVALAVISFARTLGMRVNAEGVETLGQAQCLRKHHCDEIQGFLLARPVPSDEVQALFRQPGLASWDAS